One part of the Anaeromyxobacter sp. Fw109-5 genome encodes these proteins:
- the ablA gene encoding lysine 2,3-aminomutase, with amino-acid sequence MANLPLTGGGELVGVPARPERPNGEARATSPRDDGIRPVAGVRTRFPPGPRSAWKDVPDALWNDWHWQQRERVTRLDQLEKVIHLTADERRAVIESDAEFHMGITPYYAALMDPDDPSCPIRLQSVPTMGELTIAPADLEDPLAEERDMPVPGITHRYPDRVLFYTTHNCPVYCRHCTRKRKVSDPTSAAAKRQIEESLAYISAHPEIRDVVISGGDPLSLSDERLDYILGRLRAIPHVEIFRLGTRNLVTLPQRVTDDFVHMLRRHHPVYVNTHFNHPKECTAEAFEAARRLADAGCVIGNQMVLLKGVNDEPELVKELNHKLLLMRIRPYYIYQCDLAKGISHFRTPVETGIRIIEHLRGHTSGLAVPHFVVDAPQGGGKIPVNPNYVVSHEGKRWVLRNYAGKEYEYLEP; translated from the coding sequence ATGGCGAATCTTCCACTGACCGGCGGGGGCGAGCTCGTGGGGGTGCCCGCGCGGCCCGAGCGCCCGAACGGCGAGGCCCGCGCGACGTCGCCGCGAGACGACGGCATCCGGCCGGTCGCGGGCGTCCGCACGCGCTTCCCGCCCGGGCCGCGCTCCGCGTGGAAGGACGTCCCGGACGCGCTCTGGAACGATTGGCACTGGCAGCAGCGCGAGCGCGTCACGCGCCTCGATCAGCTCGAGAAGGTGATCCACCTGACGGCGGACGAGCGCCGCGCGGTGATCGAGAGCGACGCCGAGTTTCACATGGGCATCACGCCGTACTACGCCGCGCTCATGGACCCCGACGACCCGAGCTGCCCGATCCGGCTCCAGTCGGTGCCGACCATGGGCGAGCTGACGATCGCGCCCGCCGACCTCGAGGATCCGCTCGCCGAGGAGCGGGACATGCCGGTGCCGGGGATCACCCACCGCTACCCGGATCGCGTGCTCTTCTACACGACGCACAACTGCCCGGTGTACTGCCGTCACTGCACGCGCAAGCGCAAGGTGTCGGACCCGACGAGCGCCGCCGCGAAGCGCCAGATCGAGGAGTCGCTCGCGTACATCTCGGCGCACCCCGAGATCCGCGACGTGGTGATCTCGGGCGGCGATCCGCTGTCGCTCTCCGACGAGCGGCTCGACTACATCCTCGGCCGCCTCCGCGCGATCCCGCACGTCGAGATCTTCCGGCTGGGCACCCGCAACCTCGTCACGCTCCCGCAGCGCGTCACCGACGACTTCGTCCACATGCTGCGCCGGCACCACCCGGTCTACGTGAACACGCACTTCAACCATCCCAAGGAGTGCACCGCCGAGGCGTTCGAGGCGGCGCGCCGCCTGGCCGACGCGGGCTGCGTCATCGGCAACCAGATGGTGCTGCTGAAGGGCGTCAACGACGAGCCGGAGCTCGTGAAGGAGCTGAACCACAAGCTCCTGCTGATGCGGATCCGCCCCTACTACATCTACCAGTGCGATCTCGCGAAGGGCATCAGCCACTTCCGGACGCCCGTCGAGACCGGCATCCGGATCATCGAGCATCTGCGCGGCCACACCTCCGGGCTGGCCGTTCCGCACTTCGTGGTCGACGCGCCCCAGGGCGGCGGGAAGATCCCGGTGAACCCGAACTACGTCGTCTCGCACGAGGGGAAGCGCTGGGTGCTGCGGAACTATGCGGGCAAGGAGTACGAGTACCTCGAGCCCTAG
- a CDS encoding KamA family radical SAM protein, with translation MDWRARFPDVPESDWRDWRWQHRNALRTAEELGRVVWLGEEERRGLAQALGRTRVAVTPYYASLMDPRHPSCPIRLQAIPSAREAEEAPGDLRDPIGEEAHRPARAIVHKYRDRVLFLAVDRCSVYCRHCTRRRITFGADGGFDRDAIEEGIAYVRAHREVRDVIVSGGDPLVLSDERLDALLGGLRAIPHVQLLRVATRAPVTCPMRVTPALAALLRRHAPLFVVTHFNHPAECTPDARAACEALVDHGVPVENQSVLLRGVNSSARLLTDLNERLLTFRVRPYYLHQGDLAEGTAHLRTPLEAGVAILEAMRGRTSGLAIPHLAVDLPDGGGKITLQPSYQLGREGGAHALRSHRGGRYLYPDPPERDLTCPYERVFYGESEG, from the coding sequence ATGGACTGGCGAGCCCGATTTCCTGACGTCCCGGAGAGCGACTGGCGCGACTGGCGCTGGCAGCACCGGAACGCGCTCCGCACGGCCGAGGAGCTCGGGCGCGTCGTGTGGCTCGGCGAGGAGGAGCGGCGCGGGCTCGCCCAGGCCCTCGGGCGCACGCGCGTGGCGGTGACGCCCTACTACGCGTCGCTCATGGATCCGCGGCACCCGAGCTGCCCGATCCGCCTGCAGGCGATCCCGTCGGCGCGCGAGGCCGAGGAGGCGCCGGGGGATCTGCGCGATCCCATCGGCGAGGAGGCGCACCGGCCGGCGCGGGCGATCGTGCACAAGTACCGCGACCGGGTCCTCTTCCTCGCCGTGGATCGCTGCTCGGTCTACTGCCGCCACTGCACCCGCCGCCGGATCACGTTCGGCGCGGACGGCGGCTTCGACCGGGACGCGATCGAGGAGGGGATCGCCTACGTGCGCGCGCACCGCGAGGTCCGCGACGTCATCGTCTCCGGGGGCGATCCGCTGGTCCTCTCCGACGAGCGGCTCGACGCGCTGCTGGGGGGACTGCGCGCGATCCCGCACGTGCAGCTCCTCCGCGTCGCCACGCGCGCGCCGGTCACGTGCCCGATGCGGGTGACCCCCGCCCTCGCCGCGCTCCTCCGGCGCCACGCGCCGCTGTTCGTGGTGACGCACTTCAACCACCCGGCGGAGTGCACGCCGGACGCGCGCGCGGCGTGCGAGGCCCTCGTGGACCACGGGGTGCCGGTCGAGAACCAGTCGGTGCTGCTGCGCGGCGTGAACTCCTCCGCGCGCCTCCTCACCGATCTGAACGAGCGGCTCCTCACGTTCCGCGTGCGCCCCTACTACCTGCACCAGGGCGATCTGGCGGAGGGGACGGCGCACCTGCGCACGCCGCTCGAGGCGGGCGTCGCCATCCTCGAGGCCATGCGCGGCCGCACGAGCGGGCTCGCCATCCCCCACCTCGCGGTGGACCTGCCGGACGGCGGCGGCAAGATCACGCTGCAGCCGAGCTACCAGCTCGGGCGGGAGGGCGGCGCCCACGCGCTGCGGAGCCACAGGGGCGGACGTTACCTGTACCCGGACCCTCCG